The following are from one region of the Mannheimia granulomatis genome:
- a CDS encoding GNAT family N-acetyltransferase: MQIRKSTEADFESILAIYNQAIPTHQITADLDLATLENRREWFDFHLNSQQYPVWTVEDETGIVGWFSFSPFYERSAFVHTSEISIYLDSKAKGKGYGSKIIEFMQAEMLNHNIHTLMAYVFELNQVSQNLMKKHGFEQWGRFPHIANMGKDEQGNDKWRTLLMMSYQKGIES, translated from the coding sequence ATGCAAATCAGAAAATCAACAGAAGCGGATTTTGAAAGCATTTTAGCAATTTATAATCAAGCTATACCCACTCATCAAATTACAGCAGATTTAGACTTGGCAACATTAGAGAACCGTAGAGAGTGGTTTGACTTTCATCTAAATAGCCAACAGTATCCGGTGTGGACAGTTGAAGATGAAACTGGAATAGTGGGCTGGTTTAGTTTTTCGCCTTTTTATGAGCGATCTGCATTTGTGCATACGTCTGAAATCAGTATCTATTTAGATAGTAAAGCAAAAGGGAAAGGTTACGGCTCAAAAATTATTGAGTTTATGCAGGCAGAAATGCTCAATCATAATATCCATACCTTGATGGCGTATGTATTTGAGCTGAATCAAGTGAGTCAAAATCTGATGAAAAAACACGGATTTGAACAGTGGGGTAGATTTCCTCATATTGCAAACATGGGAAAAGATGAACAAGGGAATGATAAATGGCGTACCTTGTTAATGATGTCTTACCAAAAAGGGATTGAATCATAA
- a CDS encoding heavy metal-binding domain-containing protein: MIITTTPTIEGKTVTEYKGLVFGEVVSGANFIRDFLAGITDIVGGRSGAYESKLHSARKNALAELEKEAKKVGANAVVGVSLEYQSMGGDKGMFIVVATGTAVVVR; this comes from the coding sequence ATGATCATTACGACAACACCTACTATTGAAGGAAAAACTGTTACTGAATATAAAGGATTAGTATTTGGTGAGGTGGTTTCGGGAGCGAACTTTATTCGAGATTTTTTAGCCGGAATTACTGATATTGTTGGCGGGCGCTCTGGTGCTTATGAAAGCAAACTTCACAGTGCCAGAAAAAATGCGCTTGCGGAGCTGGAAAAAGAGGCGAAAAAAGTAGGCGCAAACGCAGTTGTTGGTGTCTCTCTCGAGTATCAATCAATGGGTGGTGATAAAGGTATGTTTATTGTGGTAGCAACAGGCACGGCAGTAGTTGTGCGTTAA
- a CDS encoding YcgN family cysteine cluster protein gives MTITQNSIEPDFWQKKNLLEMNEAEWEALCDGCGKCCYRKYIQGRGKRERLYYTSVACNLLDLKTGCCNNYANRFKIEKDCTKLTKKNLPDFGWLPKTCAYRLLYEGKSLFDWHPLISQDPNSVQKAGILIPNGIHEKEIIDWFEFVIDEV, from the coding sequence ATGACGATCACTCAAAATAGCATTGAGCCTGATTTCTGGCAGAAAAAAAACTTGCTCGAAATGAATGAGGCAGAGTGGGAAGCGCTATGTGATGGCTGTGGGAAATGCTGCTACCGGAAATATATTCAAGGGCGAGGCAAGCGTGAAAGGCTTTATTACACTTCGGTTGCTTGCAATTTATTAGATCTTAAGACAGGGTGTTGTAACAATTACGCAAATCGATTTAAAATTGAGAAGGATTGCACCAAACTCACCAAAAAGAATTTACCGGATTTTGGCTGGTTGCCGAAAACCTGCGCTTATCGCCTACTTTATGAAGGAAAATCGTTGTTTGATTGGCATCCGCTTATATCACAAGATCCGAACTCAGTGCAAAAAGCCGGTATTCTTATCCCAAACGGTATTCATGAAAAAGAGATTATTGACTGGTTTGAATTTGTGATTGATGAGGTTTAA
- a CDS encoding OmpA family protein: MEKTVLSRGLLLSTVALAVAACGNLSKVSDEGTTENPVFPKISESEFNHDGSQFGSWPNWENVRQIEKGMNKDQLYNLIGRPHFEEGLYGVREWDYAFNYRENGVHKICQYKILFDKNMNAQSFFWYPNGCNGNSSFNLTGDFLFDFDKDTLTTKGKEVVDNVAEQLKSSKAQQVKVSGYTDRLGSAEYNLDLSQRRSNTVKARLIQQGVNAQIEAVGYGKANQVKACDGESGKALKDCLRPNRRVEISANGGVVKQQDGGNVAGPNGPAPLYQTPAYNGSK, from the coding sequence ATGGAGAAAACAGTACTTTCCCGTGGTTTATTATTATCGACGGTAGCTCTTGCAGTGGCTGCATGTGGTAATTTAAGCAAAGTAAGTGATGAAGGGACAACTGAAAACCCTGTATTCCCAAAAATCTCAGAATCTGAATTCAACCACGATGGTTCGCAATTTGGTTCATGGCCAAATTGGGAAAATGTTCGCCAAATTGAAAAAGGTATGAACAAAGATCAGTTATATAATCTAATCGGTCGTCCACACTTTGAAGAAGGTTTATATGGCGTGCGTGAGTGGGATTATGCATTTAACTATCGTGAAAATGGTGTTCATAAAATTTGTCAATATAAAATCTTATTTGATAAAAATATGAATGCTCAAAGTTTCTTCTGGTATCCAAATGGTTGTAACGGTAACTCATCATTCAACTTAACGGGTGACTTCTTATTTGACTTCGATAAAGATACTTTAACAACCAAAGGTAAAGAAGTTGTTGATAATGTAGCTGAACAATTAAAATCATCTAAAGCTCAACAAGTTAAAGTTTCAGGTTATACAGATCGCTTAGGCTCTGCTGAATATAACTTAGATTTATCACAACGTCGTTCAAACACAGTGAAAGCACGTTTAATCCAACAAGGTGTTAATGCACAAATCGAAGCTGTTGGTTATGGTAAAGCAAACCAAGTAAAAGCGTGTGATGGCGAAAGCGGCAAAGCGTTAAAAGATTGTTTACGTCCTAACCGTCGCGTAGAAATTTCTGCAAATGGTGGTGTAGTTAAACAACAAGATGGTGGTAATGTTGCAGGTCCTAATGGCCCGGCTCCACTTTATCAAACTCCTGCGTATAACGGCAGCAAATAA
- the lpcA gene encoding D-sedoheptulose 7-phosphate isomerase → MYLEQIKAELQEAADVLDKFMSDENNIKLIQEAALLISNSFKQGGKVLSCGNGGSHCDAMHFAEELTGRYRENRPGYPAIAISDVSHLSCVSNDFGYEYVFSRYLEAVGQKGDVLFGLSTSGNSKNVLNAIKVAKEKGMKVIAMTGKDGGQMAGLADVEIRVPHFRYADRIQEIHIKVIHILMMLIEFEMAKA, encoded by the coding sequence ATGTATTTAGAACAAATTAAAGCGGAACTTCAAGAAGCTGCAGATGTATTAGATAAATTTATGTCTGATGAAAATAACATTAAACTAATTCAAGAAGCAGCCTTGTTGATTTCAAACAGTTTCAAACAAGGTGGCAAAGTGCTTTCTTGCGGGAATGGCGGCTCACACTGTGATGCTATGCATTTTGCGGAAGAATTAACCGGTCGCTACCGCGAAAACCGCCCAGGTTATCCGGCAATTGCGATTTCTGATGTGAGCCATTTAAGCTGTGTGAGTAATGATTTTGGCTATGAATATGTCTTTTCCCGTTACTTAGAAGCTGTCGGACAAAAAGGCGATGTGCTATTTGGTTTATCAACTTCGGGCAATTCTAAAAACGTGCTGAATGCGATTAAAGTTGCAAAAGAAAAAGGGATGAAAGTCATTGCCATGACAGGCAAAGATGGTGGTCAAATGGCAGGCTTAGCCGATGTCGAAATCCGTGTACCACACTTCCGCTATGCAGACCGAATCCAAGAAATTCACATTAAAGTCATCCATATTTTAATGATGTTAATTGAATTTGAAATGGCAAAAGCTTAA
- the recJ gene encoding single-stranded-DNA-specific exonuclease RecJ yields the protein MEKLIKQRPLLTTEILSPNRLLNRIYQSRGIKSVQELEHTLQHLYRPQQLANIEQAVDLLLDAYHTQSRIVIVGDFDADGATSTALAITALRQLGFSQVNYLIPDRFSQGYGLSVAVAEMVLEKGADLVLTVDNGISSFEGIALLKSKSVNVLVTDHHLPAETLPNADAMVNPNLSSCCFPSKSLAGVGVIFYVMMALRARMREQKLFEKTPEPNFAELLDLVALGTVADVVPLDQNNRILVHQGLMRIRSGNCRFGIKALAEVGKRELSTLQAADLGFAIAPRLNAAGRLENMSLGVELLISDNMETARKLAFELDSLNQTRKEFELEMKTEALAICAKLPSLNQSEQAHGIVLYQPDWHQGVLGILASRIKDQFNRPVIAFAQESDESEYIKGSARSIAGVHIRDLLEHIDLQNPELITKFGGHAMAAGLTIHQSKLDLFKQVFDEAIDEILEPEQLQGVIYTDGELTAQEFNLECAEMLRQAGPWGQHFPEPSFEGEFKILQQKLLAGKHLKLMLESSCGQLLDAIWFNVDVRFFPDLSVKRAKLVYKLDVNEFRGNKFLQLKVEYLHYI from the coding sequence GTGGAAAAATTAATTAAACAACGTCCTTTACTCACAACAGAAATACTTTCTCCTAATAGATTGCTTAACCGTATTTATCAAAGTAGGGGAATAAAATCAGTTCAAGAATTAGAACATACCTTGCAACATTTATATCGTCCGCAGCAGCTTGCTAATATTGAACAGGCTGTGGATTTATTGCTGGATGCTTATCATACTCAAAGCAGGATTGTGATCGTTGGGGATTTTGATGCTGATGGTGCAACCAGTACTGCTTTGGCGATAACAGCTTTACGTCAATTAGGGTTTAGTCAAGTAAATTATTTAATTCCGGACCGTTTTTCACAAGGTTATGGTTTAAGCGTTGCTGTTGCTGAAATGGTATTGGAAAAGGGAGCAGATTTAGTATTAACGGTAGATAATGGTATCTCCTCTTTTGAAGGCATTGCCTTGTTAAAAAGTAAGAGCGTTAATGTTTTGGTTACTGACCATCATTTACCGGCAGAAACATTACCTAATGCAGATGCTATGGTTAACCCGAATCTTTCTTCTTGTTGCTTTCCTTCTAAGTCATTAGCAGGGGTTGGGGTTATTTTTTATGTCATGATGGCATTGCGTGCTCGTATGCGTGAGCAAAAGTTATTTGAAAAAACACCTGAACCTAATTTTGCTGAGTTGTTAGATTTAGTAGCATTGGGGACTGTAGCCGATGTTGTGCCGTTAGATCAAAATAACCGTATTTTGGTTCATCAAGGGTTAATGAGAATTCGTTCAGGCAATTGCCGTTTTGGAATAAAAGCTTTAGCAGAAGTTGGAAAAAGGGAGCTTTCAACACTGCAAGCAGCTGATTTAGGATTTGCAATAGCGCCGAGATTAAATGCGGCAGGTCGATTAGAAAATATGTCTTTAGGGGTTGAGCTATTGATATCGGATAATATGGAGACTGCTCGCAAGTTGGCGTTTGAACTAGACTCCTTGAATCAAACTCGAAAAGAATTTGAGCTTGAGATGAAAACCGAAGCCTTGGCAATTTGTGCTAAGCTGCCAAGCCTTAATCAGTCGGAACAAGCTCATGGAATAGTGTTGTATCAGCCTGATTGGCATCAAGGTGTGCTGGGCATTCTTGCTTCACGTATCAAAGATCAATTTAATCGCCCTGTGATTGCTTTTGCACAAGAAAGTGATGAAAGTGAATATATAAAAGGCTCAGCCCGTTCTATTGCTGGAGTACATATAAGAGATCTTTTAGAGCATATTGATCTTCAAAATCCGGAGTTAATCACAAAATTTGGTGGGCATGCGATGGCTGCCGGACTCACTATTCATCAATCTAAGTTAGATTTATTTAAGCAAGTTTTTGATGAGGCTATTGATGAAATTTTAGAGCCGGAACAACTACAGGGTGTTATTTATACCGATGGTGAACTTACCGCTCAAGAGTTTAATTTAGAATGTGCTGAAATGTTACGTCAAGCAGGCCCATGGGGACAGCATTTTCCAGAACCGAGTTTTGAAGGTGAGTTTAAAATTCTTCAACAAAAATTACTGGCAGGTAAGCATTTGAAATTAATGTTAGAGTCAAGTTGTGGACAGTTATTAGATGCAATTTGGTTTAATGTTGATGTTCGTTTTTTCCCCGATTTGTCTGTTAAAAGAGCAAAATTAGTTTATAAGTTGGATGTGAATGAATTTCGCGGGAATAAATTTTTACAGTTGAAAGTAGAGTATCTGCATTATATTTGA
- the rdgB gene encoding RdgB/HAM1 family non-canonical purine NTP pyrophosphatase encodes MNRTKVVLATGNAGKVKEMADVLSQFGFDVVAQSEFGIVSPEETGLTFVENALIKARYAAKMTGLPAIADDSGLSVEVLGGEPGLYSARYAGAEATDADNRRKLLVEMDGKINREAKFVSCIVLLKHETDPTPYIALGECFGEILKEERGENGFGYDSLFFYPPKNCTFAELETKEKKAISHRAIALESLKQQLEGNNR; translated from the coding sequence ATGAATAGAACAAAAGTAGTGCTTGCTACAGGCAATGCCGGTAAAGTAAAAGAAATGGCAGATGTGTTATCACAATTCGGTTTCGATGTGGTGGCACAAAGTGAATTTGGTATTGTTTCCCCTGAAGAAACAGGTTTAACCTTTGTAGAAAATGCGTTAATTAAAGCACGTTATGCCGCAAAAATGACCGGGCTGCCGGCAATTGCAGACGATTCCGGTTTATCGGTGGAAGTATTGGGCGGAGAACCGGGATTATATTCCGCCCGTTATGCCGGTGCTGAGGCAACGGATGCGGACAATCGTAGAAAATTATTGGTAGAGATGGACGGTAAAATAAACAGAGAAGCAAAATTTGTTAGCTGTATTGTATTGTTAAAACATGAAACCGATCCTACCCCCTATATTGCACTAGGTGAATGCTTCGGTGAAATTTTAAAAGAGGAGCGAGGTGAAAACGGCTTTGGTTATGATTCACTCTTTTTCTATCCACCTAAAAATTGCACCTTTGCAGAATTAGAAACCAAAGAGAAGAAAGCAATCTCTCATCGAGCTATTGCATTAGAAAGTTTAAAGCAGCAATTAGAAGGAAATAACAGATGA
- a CDS encoding ABC transporter substrate-binding protein produces MVKMNKLAVVFLALFANFSLNSTACAAPRIPKELQENSLVYCTTSSGFSFNPQKSDLSSNMNVVTEQIYDKLFEFNPKKNQLESALVEHYSISENGLIITLYLRKNVSFHSTKWFTPTRKFNAEDVVFSLNRMMGNVTDLPEISLSDISGTLHHQHQSYIYQKAARQIYYPYFESVDLRNKIVRISAPSTHVVKIELSKPDSSILAHLASQYAVILSKEYALQLNADENLAQLDLLPVGTGVYQLESYENNNDVRLKPNPYYWGKKAHIQNMIVDFSTEATGRMAKFLNNECHIVAFPEPSQLSVLKNERLISSKGANLVYLAFNMQRPIGEDLAFRQKIAQSINRQRIADKLFYGTGEVADNVLPTALWQKKNPDSYPYLAHRQPEQTVENSKNFAKNDRLKLWVIDEKRVYNPHPIKMAEMIRADLSAQQIEVDIRLVSRAYLVQQLENKTADYDLILGGWLANNLDPNSFLEAILSCKMADTVTNLSNWCNEDFDFWLQTARLSEDASSSHLLYEFSQKLLEEQLPILPLVNANRVLVIDNVVQNAEISPFGQVKLSELRLAAGKEKGQ; encoded by the coding sequence ATGGTAAAAATGAATAAACTAGCGGTTGTTTTCTTAGCACTTTTTGCAAATTTTTCTCTAAATTCGACCGCTTGTGCCGCTCCTCGTATACCTAAAGAGTTGCAGGAGAACAGTCTAGTTTATTGTACAACCTCATCGGGCTTTTCGTTTAATCCGCAAAAGTCAGATCTTAGTTCTAATATGAACGTAGTCACAGAGCAGATTTATGATAAATTATTTGAATTTAATCCGAAAAAGAATCAACTCGAATCTGCATTGGTCGAGCATTATTCTATTAGTGAGAATGGCTTAATCATTACACTTTATTTACGGAAAAATGTGTCGTTTCATTCGACAAAATGGTTTACTCCCACCCGTAAATTTAATGCAGAGGATGTGGTTTTTTCGTTAAACCGCATGATGGGTAATGTAACAGATTTGCCCGAAATCAGCTTGTCTGATATAAGTGGTACTTTACACCATCAACATCAAAGCTATATTTACCAAAAAGCCGCAAGGCAGATTTATTATCCTTATTTTGAAAGTGTTGATTTACGTAATAAAATCGTTCGAATTTCCGCTCCTTCCACACATGTGGTTAAGATTGAGCTGTCAAAACCGGATTCATCTATTTTGGCTCATCTTGCCAGCCAATATGCTGTGATTTTATCGAAAGAGTATGCCTTACAGCTGAATGCCGATGAAAATTTAGCACAACTGGATTTATTGCCGGTTGGGACAGGGGTTTACCAGTTAGAAAGTTATGAAAATAACAATGACGTAAGGTTAAAACCTAATCCGTATTATTGGGGGAAAAAAGCTCACATTCAAAATATGATTGTAGATTTCTCGACAGAAGCTACCGGGCGAATGGCAAAGTTTTTAAATAATGAGTGCCATATTGTTGCTTTCCCTGAGCCAAGCCAACTTTCGGTATTGAAAAACGAGCGGCTAATCAGCAGTAAAGGGGCAAATTTGGTTTATTTAGCATTTAATATGCAAAGACCTATCGGCGAAGATTTGGCTTTTCGTCAGAAAATTGCCCAAAGCATCAATCGCCAGCGTATTGCCGATAAGTTATTCTACGGCACAGGTGAAGTGGCGGATAACGTGTTACCTACAGCACTTTGGCAGAAGAAAAATCCCGATAGTTACCCATATTTAGCCCATCGGCAGCCGGAACAAACGGTCGAAAACAGTAAAAATTTTGCAAAAAATGACCGCTTGAAATTGTGGGTGATTGATGAAAAGCGGGTGTACAATCCGCATCCGATTAAGATGGCGGAGATGATTCGTGCGGATTTGAGCGCACAGCAAATTGAGGTTGATATTCGCCTAGTCAGTAGGGCTTATTTGGTTCAACAGCTAGAAAATAAAACCGCCGATTATGATCTGATTTTAGGCGGGTGGTTGGCGAACAACTTAGATCCTAACAGTTTTTTGGAGGCAATATTGAGCTGTAAAATGGCGGATACGGTGACGAATTTGTCGAATTGGTGTAACGAAGATTTTGATTTTTGGCTACAAACGGCTCGTTTGAGTGAAGATGCTTCCTCGTCTCACCTGTTATATGAATTTTCACAAAAATTATTAGAAGAGCAATTACCGATTTTACCTTTAGTGAATGCTAATCGGGTTTTGGTAATAGATAATGTTGTGCAAAATGCAGAAATATCTCCTTTTGGGCAAGTAAAATTATCTGAATTGCGACTCGCAGCAGGTAAGGAAAAGGGGCAATAA
- a CDS encoding pyridoxal phosphatase codes for MSYQAIAFDLDGTLLSSNATILESSKLAIQKVREKGIKVYFVTGRHHTAVRPYYVELGLDTPVVCCNGTYVYDFKNEKVVTGNPLKPETATKLINEAQLEGIHTAVYFQDAMTYEEPNNHFIKFKKWVDSCPESVRPDVQQVENFQKEIDKGITIWKVLISDPDLAKMQKFVEKLPLDEVSPEWSWIDRVDITSVGNSKGARLTELLKLEGIEAQKVIAFGDNFNDISMLESVGLGIAMGGSEEEVQQKAKKTIGSNNEDSIANELKLHFNL; via the coding sequence ATGAGTTATCAAGCTATTGCTTTTGATTTAGACGGAACGTTACTTTCATCCAATGCTACTATTTTAGAATCAAGTAAATTGGCGATTCAAAAAGTAAGAGAAAAGGGAATCAAAGTATATTTTGTTACAGGAAGACACCACACGGCGGTACGTCCTTATTATGTAGAACTTGGTTTAGATACACCAGTAGTTTGTTGTAATGGCACCTATGTGTATGATTTTAAAAATGAAAAGGTGGTAACAGGTAATCCATTGAAACCAGAAACTGCGACGAAATTAATTAATGAAGCACAGTTAGAAGGTATTCATACAGCGGTTTATTTTCAGGATGCCATGACTTATGAAGAACCTAATAACCATTTTATCAAATTTAAAAAGTGGGTAGATTCTTGCCCTGAATCAGTTCGTCCAGATGTGCAACAGGTTGAAAATTTCCAAAAAGAAATTGATAAAGGAATAACAATTTGGAAGGTACTCATTAGTGATCCGGATTTAGCTAAGATGCAAAAATTTGTGGAAAAATTACCGCTTGATGAAGTAAGCCCTGAGTGGTCTTGGATTGACCGTGTTGATATTACCAGTGTGGGTAACAGTAAAGGGGCAAGATTGACAGAATTATTGAAATTAGAAGGTATTGAAGCTCAGAAAGTTATTGCATTTGGGGACAATTTCAATGATATTTCTATGTTGGAAAGTGTAGGCTTGGGTATTGCAATGGGCGGTTCCGAAGAAGAAGTTCAGCAAAAAGCTAAAAAAACGATCGGTTCTAATAATGAAGATAGTATTGCAAATGAATTAAAGCTCCATTTTAACCTTTAA
- the narQ gene encoding nitrate/nitrite two-component system sensor histidine kinase NarQ has protein sequence MIKPKDSIARRIGLYFLIMIAFASIISGISLGIMWSNKSDASLINVSGSLRMQSYRLLSEMYTKQEVLPERLLEYHRTLHSTELSSLKKNWLLPNNLEHSYQKLLKDWYEMQSYANRGDRGSYAAHIEAYVQKVDDFVLRLQEFAELKLKIATGVISIAMLLIIALAYIGVWYTRRHIISPLKQLVKASLQIQNKDFSHLKLAVNDPNELGLLSATFIDMSNELLKFYTSLEDKVQDKTRRLLAVNRSLLVLYQCSQLLTAKPINQDVLNQVLKTVFDNEHLLGIELQVYGADYWNVTIDNKPQIDWISLEIAIENEKLGLLRWKPSLLCPDERLIQNVSEMIGRSLYVVQMQKQQQQLVLMEERAIIARELHDSLAQSLTFFKIQVSLLKLAKSDEKRTEILAVFEKALNEAYSQLRELLSTFRLTIQEANLQQALEKIIEGLRAKTTAQIRLSCKLPSHLFNAQQQVHVLQIVREAVINAMKHSEATEINVVAETNADGEHCLIIQDNGKGLPNNTLLDGHYGLTIMQERAAELKAEFLVQNHESGGVKVQIVLPNMMSKR, from the coding sequence ATGATTAAGCCCAAAGATTCTATTGCTCGCCGTATAGGGCTCTATTTTTTAATTATGATTGCATTTGCTTCCATTATTAGTGGTATCTCATTGGGGATTATGTGGAGCAACAAATCTGATGCAAGTCTGATTAATGTTTCGGGTTCATTACGTATGCAAAGTTACCGCTTGTTGTCGGAAATGTATACAAAGCAAGAGGTTTTGCCCGAGCGTTTATTAGAATATCATCGGACATTACATTCAACCGAGCTGAGTTCACTGAAAAAAAATTGGTTATTGCCTAATAATCTTGAGCATAGTTACCAAAAACTGTTAAAAGATTGGTATGAAATGCAGTCCTATGCAAATCGTGGGGATAGAGGTAGCTATGCTGCTCATATTGAGGCTTATGTACAGAAAGTTGATGATTTTGTTTTACGGCTTCAAGAATTTGCGGAGTTGAAACTAAAGATTGCAACAGGCGTAATTTCTATTGCAATGTTACTGATTATCGCCCTTGCGTATATCGGTGTTTGGTATACCCGCAGACATATTATTAGTCCATTAAAGCAGCTTGTGAAAGCAAGCTTGCAAATACAAAATAAAGATTTTAGCCATCTTAAATTAGCAGTAAACGATCCGAATGAATTAGGCTTGCTTTCTGCAACATTTATTGATATGTCTAATGAGTTGTTAAAATTTTATACTTCATTAGAAGATAAAGTGCAGGATAAAACCCGCCGTTTATTGGCGGTAAATCGCTCGCTTTTAGTTTTATATCAATGTTCTCAACTATTGACCGCTAAGCCGATTAATCAAGATGTTCTCAATCAAGTATTGAAAACTGTATTTGATAATGAACATCTTCTTGGTATTGAATTGCAAGTGTATGGTGCCGATTATTGGAACGTTACCATAGATAATAAACCGCAGATAGACTGGATTTCATTAGAGATTGCAATAGAAAATGAAAAGCTTGGATTATTACGCTGGAAGCCGTCATTACTTTGTCCTGATGAGCGATTGATTCAAAACGTATCGGAAATGATTGGTCGCAGTCTTTATGTTGTACAAATGCAAAAGCAGCAGCAACAATTGGTTTTAATGGAAGAACGAGCTATTATTGCACGAGAATTGCATGATTCATTGGCTCAGTCTCTGACATTCTTTAAAATTCAAGTAAGCTTGCTTAAATTAGCGAAAAGCGATGAAAAAAGAACTGAAATTTTAGCCGTATTTGAAAAGGCATTGAATGAAGCCTATAGCCAGCTAAGAGAGTTGCTCTCAACTTTTAGGCTGACTATCCAAGAGGCAAATCTACAGCAGGCATTAGAAAAAATTATTGAAGGGCTAAGAGCAAAAACTACGGCACAGATTCGCTTAAGTTGTAAATTACCCTCTCATTTGTTTAATGCTCAACAGCAAGTTCATGTGCTACAAATTGTTCGGGAAGCGGTAATTAATGCGATGAAGCACTCAGAGGCGACGGAAATTAACGTTGTGGCTGAAACTAACGCAGATGGAGAACATTGTCTTATTATCCAAGATAATGGCAAGGGATTACCGAATAATACATTATTAGACGGACATTATGGATTAACCATTATGCAAGAGCGGGCGGCTGAATTAAAGGCAGAATTTTTAGTCCAAAATCATGAAAGTGGTGGTGTGAAAGTCCAAATTGTTTTGCCGAATATGATGAGCAAGCGGTAA
- a CDS encoding sigma 54-interacting transcriptional regulator, giving the protein MTENLACFEKIIGESEKMKQVIAQAKKFANLNAPLLIQGETGTGKDLFAKACHNFSSRSAEKFIAVNCAGLPSEEAESEMFGHRGNGVENIGFFEYANGGTVLLDSISELSLEMQAKLLRFLNDGSFRRVGEDKEIQVDVRVVCTSQKPLSQLVVEGKVREDLYHRLNVLTLDLPPLRERKEDIPLLAEAFIAHISKQLGVSKLEYDEQFLQALQNHRWSGNLRELYNAIYRACTLSYAGHLAVKDLNLPNELSQMDEIETGSETLEELMNQYEAKLLQKFYAEYPSTRKLAQRLGLSHTAVANKLRQYGLTKSGNGKNE; this is encoded by the coding sequence ATGACGGAAAATCTAGCGTGTTTTGAAAAAATTATTGGGGAATCGGAAAAAATGAAGCAAGTGATTGCACAGGCTAAAAAATTTGCCAATTTAAATGCCCCTTTATTGATTCAAGGAGAAACCGGTACAGGAAAAGACTTATTTGCGAAAGCTTGTCATAATTTCAGTAGCAGAAGTGCAGAAAAATTTATTGCAGTAAATTGTGCCGGCTTACCGTCAGAAGAAGCTGAGTCGGAAATGTTTGGACATCGGGGCAATGGCGTAGAAAATATTGGCTTTTTTGAATATGCTAATGGTGGAACAGTGTTATTGGATTCTATTTCTGAATTATCCCTTGAAATGCAAGCAAAGTTGTTACGTTTTTTAAATGATGGTTCTTTCCGTCGAGTGGGAGAAGATAAAGAAATTCAAGTGGATGTCCGCGTGGTTTGCACCTCGCAAAAACCGTTATCGCAGTTGGTGGTAGAGGGGAAAGTCAGAGAAGATCTTTATCATCGTTTAAATGTACTGACCCTTGATTTACCGCCATTAAGAGAGAGGAAAGAGGATATCCCGCTTCTAGCTGAGGCTTTTATTGCTCACATTAGTAAGCAGTTAGGCGTGAGTAAATTGGAATATGACGAGCAATTCTTACAAGCACTGCAAAATCATCGTTGGTCAGGTAATTTAAGAGAGCTTTATAATGCGATTTATCGAGCTTGCACACTCTCTTATGCAGGGCATTTAGCCGTTAAAGATTTAAATTTACCGAATGAATTATCCCAAATGGATGAAATAGAAACAGGGAGTGAGACGTTAGAAGAATTAATGAATCAATATGAAGCAAAACTGTTGCAAAAATTTTATGCAGAATATCCGAGCACTCGAAAATTGGCTCAAAGATTAGGGCTATCGCATACAGCGGTTGCAAATAAGCTACGCCAATATGGTTTAACAAAAAGCGGAAATGGTAAAAATGAATAA